A section of the Petrimonas sulfuriphila genome encodes:
- a CDS encoding RagB/SusD family nutrient uptake outer membrane protein, with translation MKTIKYLHLTVIITAIIFLYSCNDDFLELKPLTKLAESEAFWENESSIETFSNSFYNYIDRGDILADFTSDNCEHKTSPPALRRGVYSMPTALGSGGWNWSQLRNINYFIQNVNNSKLDPSVKNKHIALGKFFRAWFYYKKVQQFGDVPWYSQPLATSDEDLIFKPRDPRTLIVDSIRKDIDFAIRYLPVEKTKNRISKWMGLALKSRILLYEGTYSKYHGLRDANACKVLLQEAVDASKELMESGMYTIYSTGDPHRDYFNLFQPKDAYTEEVILARSTQNQYFYYTPNFTSTSNGNYGATYSLISDYLMSNGETFQKRYPDESKRRALPYMDEFKDRDPRLWQTLVFPGYVRVGTSGEALTDFNQNTTGYMIHKRVGPPIEDQGGGLRDVIMIRYAEVLLNYAEAKAELGILTQEDLDISVNLIRKRVNLPPLSINSPLDPYLDDYYKNTSDPMILEIRRERRVELAFEGFRTEDLKRWKEGQLFRDRYQGMYIKEFNTYIDLNNDGSPDLYVLKNNQTPPSDRIAGVQYFRLADVAALSEGEYGRIIPYSRELPEFKDWEYLNPIPTEELTLNKMLKQNPGWDNLN, from the coding sequence ATGAAAACAATAAAATATTTACACCTCACCGTAATAATTACAGCAATAATATTTCTGTATTCCTGCAACGACGATTTTTTGGAATTAAAACCATTGACAAAACTGGCGGAATCCGAGGCATTCTGGGAAAATGAAAGTAGCATTGAAACTTTTTCGAACAGTTTCTACAATTACATCGATAGAGGCGATATTCTTGCAGATTTCACAAGCGATAATTGCGAACACAAAACTTCACCTCCGGCTCTTCGCAGGGGCGTTTATTCAATGCCTACAGCACTTGGCAGTGGCGGATGGAACTGGTCTCAATTAAGGAATATCAACTATTTCATTCAAAACGTGAATAACTCTAAGCTGGATCCGTCTGTAAAAAATAAACACATAGCTTTAGGAAAATTTTTCCGCGCATGGTTCTATTATAAGAAAGTGCAGCAATTCGGAGATGTCCCCTGGTATTCCCAGCCGCTAGCGACAAGTGATGAAGATTTGATCTTTAAACCGAGAGATCCCCGTACCTTAATTGTTGATTCAATAAGAAAGGATATAGATTTTGCCATCCGGTATCTTCCTGTCGAAAAAACAAAAAACAGAATTTCAAAATGGATGGGACTTGCGTTGAAGTCCCGTATACTGTTATACGAAGGAACATATTCAAAATATCATGGGCTTAGGGACGCAAATGCCTGCAAGGTACTTCTTCAGGAGGCTGTTGACGCAAGCAAGGAGTTAATGGAATCCGGAATGTATACGATTTATTCTACGGGAGATCCGCATCGTGATTACTTTAATCTTTTCCAGCCCAAGGATGCTTATACGGAGGAGGTTATTTTAGCCCGGTCCACACAGAACCAATACTTTTATTATACTCCTAATTTCACATCCACTTCGAATGGAAACTATGGCGCTACTTATTCTTTAATTTCTGATTACTTGATGAGTAATGGGGAGACATTCCAGAAAAGATATCCCGATGAGAGCAAGAGGCGTGCATTACCTTATATGGATGAGTTTAAGGACAGAGATCCCCGTCTATGGCAAACCCTGGTTTTCCCCGGATACGTAAGGGTAGGGACAAGTGGCGAAGCTTTGACCGATTTCAATCAGAATACTACCGGTTATATGATACATAAAAGAGTAGGGCCCCCTATAGAAGATCAGGGCGGCGGACTGAGGGATGTGATCATGATCAGGTATGCAGAGGTTTTATTAAATTATGCGGAGGCGAAAGCTGAGCTAGGCATTTTAACACAAGAAGACTTGGATATTTCTGTGAATTTAATCAGAAAAAGAGTAAATTTACCTCCTCTTTCCATAAATTCGCCTCTGGATCCTTATTTGGATGATTATTATAAAAATACTTCAGACCCCATGATTCTTGAAATAAGAAGAGAGAGGAGGGTGGAGTTGGCTTTTGAAGGATTTAGAACGGAAGATTTAAAAAGATGGAAAGAAGGACAGCTCTTCAGGGATCGTTATCAAGGTATGTATATAAAAGAATTCAACACCTATATCGATCTGAATAATGATGGGAGTCCCGACTTATATGTCCTGAAAAATAATCAGACTCCTCCGTCCGATCGCATCGCAGGAGTTCAGTATTTTCGTTTGGCGGATGTGGCGGCATTGAGTGAGGGGGAATATGGCAGAATAATACCTTACTCAAGAGAATTGCCCGAATTTAAAGACTGGGAATACCTCAACCCGATTCCTACTGAAGAGCTTACGTTAAATAAAATGTTGAAACAAAATCCCGGATGGGATAACTTAAACTAA
- a CDS encoding TonB-dependent receptor: MVRSKLSSVFISLIVLFWALSAGAVAQNSTLRGTVKDITGTPLIGVNVIQKGTTNGTVTDVDGNFSINVPANAAIVFTYIGFSAQEVVWDGASAMNVVMHEDAELLDEVVVVGYGTQKKVNLTGAVDNMSESRLASLHVNTMGEALQGQLPGVYVSTADGKPGRFSSFNIRGTTSINGGDPLIVIDGVPQSSNSLNNLSPNDIEDISILKDAASATIYGARASFGVILITTKTGKKGKSKVEYNNYFGFSKATIVPEIYDNPVDYIDINQNEFNKYIGQSYFTDAQVEYPYLYEKDPTLPQAKLEIIGGRSTLLLGGKVYNYYKEWLRKYTPQQNHRISVSGANDSFQYYLAGDYNYEEGNIKFKPEKIKRYTLLSNLRYNLNKNVSLFNNTTMVKRDEEHPNQYLYGFTSNVYRFIENSNAMMPEYVDIDGKMVPTDIGFYRRFLEKQSGIEKDVHDVKTTLGVDISLLNKDLEIRIDGTYQNENTDYLRWWDNVGPYLSNSFNNRNIVLDYYSDAGPAKIYRSNWKSVLTNINAYGTYSKLINDHDIKVMGGYNQEHYDYLYSYAEKLYPLPVDQHSLNLATGASNTRDDDNRNSSRSIFSRLNYNWKSRYLVEFNTSYFLSSRFEKQKRGHGYLSSSAAWRISEEAFFEPLKTVVPNLKLRFSYGSLGNANIGSYDYIPIMSVSQSGFSLDGNLVNLTSAPAPKSDNFTWETVESFNLGLDFSLFNSKFNTTLDVFRRDTKDMLANYRSLPSVFGASVPKENIASLRTKGWELNVNWNDSFTLLDDRFMYGVYFNVSDYMSQITDYYNPTNYLADYYVGQTIGEIWGLTTLGYFLTDEEAKKSAVLSSSSTSRVYASAGTIKFEDKNNDGVISWGDRTLDNPGDYRVIGNETPRYQFGLTLNGAWKGFDMNVFFNGVGKRDIYPGAEAVNFWGPYNRKYQVMTKHVIENRWTPENPNAYFPKPQGYIALGGNDLGQPQTKYMQNAAYIRLKNFSFGYSLPHDLVKKIKLNSLRFFVSGQNLWEYTKLHFSLDPEGLMKDPDANQGSVGLGTAYPIQRVYSFGAQIQF; encoded by the coding sequence ATGGTTAGAAGTAAATTGTCAAGTGTGTTTATAAGCTTGATTGTGTTATTTTGGGCTCTTTCAGCAGGAGCAGTTGCGCAAAACAGTACCCTGAGGGGGACCGTGAAAGACATTACCGGCACCCCGCTCATAGGGGTGAATGTGATTCAAAAAGGTACCACAAACGGAACGGTGACGGACGTGGATGGGAACTTCTCGATCAACGTTCCCGCAAACGCGGCGATAGTCTTTACGTACATCGGTTTTTCAGCGCAGGAAGTTGTCTGGGACGGTGCTTCCGCAATGAATGTGGTTATGCACGAAGATGCAGAGCTATTGGATGAGGTTGTAGTGGTTGGTTATGGAACACAGAAAAAAGTGAATTTGACAGGAGCTGTGGACAATATGTCCGAAAGCCGATTGGCGTCTCTTCATGTAAACACGATGGGGGAGGCTTTGCAAGGCCAGCTGCCGGGTGTTTATGTGTCTACTGCCGACGGGAAACCGGGAAGATTCTCGTCTTTTAATATACGGGGAACTACCTCCATAAATGGAGGCGACCCTTTAATTGTTATTGACGGGGTTCCTCAGTCGAGCAATAGTCTGAATAATTTATCGCCGAATGATATTGAAGATATATCTATTTTGAAAGATGCCGCTTCGGCAACTATCTATGGCGCACGTGCATCGTTTGGGGTTATCCTTATCACCACAAAAACAGGAAAAAAGGGAAAATCCAAGGTGGAATACAACAATTACTTCGGATTCAGCAAAGCTACCATTGTCCCTGAAATATACGATAATCCGGTAGATTATATCGATATAAATCAAAATGAATTCAATAAGTACATAGGGCAATCGTATTTTACCGATGCCCAGGTGGAGTATCCCTACTTGTATGAAAAGGACCCGACCCTTCCACAGGCAAAATTAGAAATAATCGGCGGACGATCGACTTTGCTGTTGGGTGGAAAAGTATATAACTATTATAAAGAGTGGTTGCGCAAATATACTCCTCAACAAAACCATCGGATCAGTGTCAGCGGAGCCAACGACTCTTTTCAATATTACCTGGCGGGAGATTACAATTACGAAGAGGGGAATATTAAGTTCAAACCCGAGAAAATTAAAAGATACACTTTGTTGTCTAATTTGAGGTACAACCTCAACAAGAATGTTTCCTTGTTTAATAATACGACAATGGTTAAAAGGGATGAGGAGCATCCCAACCAGTATTTATATGGCTTTACCTCCAATGTATACAGGTTTATTGAGAATTCAAACGCGATGATGCCTGAATATGTAGATATCGATGGGAAAATGGTGCCTACCGATATCGGGTTCTACAGGAGATTTCTCGAAAAACAATCGGGTATTGAGAAAGATGTGCATGATGTGAAAACCACATTGGGAGTGGATATTTCTTTGTTGAACAAGGATTTGGAAATACGAATAGACGGGACATACCAAAATGAAAATACAGACTACCTAAGGTGGTGGGATAATGTTGGGCCGTACTTGTCAAATTCTTTCAACAACAGAAACATAGTCTTGGATTATTATTCGGATGCCGGGCCGGCCAAAATATACCGGAGTAACTGGAAAAGCGTATTGACCAACATTAACGCCTACGGTACGTATAGTAAACTGATCAATGACCATGACATAAAGGTCATGGGAGGGTATAATCAGGAACATTATGACTATTTGTATTCTTATGCTGAAAAACTGTATCCACTTCCTGTAGACCAACATTCTCTCAACCTGGCAACGGGCGCTTCAAACACGCGGGATGACGACAATCGGAATTCGTCACGCAGTATCTTTTCCCGCTTAAACTACAATTGGAAAAGCAGGTATCTCGTGGAATTTAATACCAGTTATTTCTTGTCATCGAGATTTGAAAAACAAAAGCGGGGACACGGCTATCTTTCTTCATCGGCTGCATGGCGAATATCCGAGGAAGCGTTCTTCGAGCCTTTAAAGACAGTTGTACCTAATCTGAAATTGCGGTTTTCGTACGGCTCATTGGGGAATGCGAATATAGGCTCTTATGACTATATTCCTATTATGAGTGTAAGCCAATCCGGTTTTTCGTTGGACGGAAACCTCGTTAACCTGACGTCTGCTCCTGCCCCGAAGTCTGACAACTTTACCTGGGAAACGGTCGAGTCGTTCAATTTAGGCCTGGATTTTTCTTTGTTCAACAGTAAATTCAATACGACATTGGATGTTTTCAGGAGAGACACCAAAGATATGCTTGCCAACTACAGGTCATTACCATCTGTTTTCGGAGCAAGTGTCCCTAAAGAAAACATTGCATCTTTAAGAACGAAAGGATGGGAGTTGAATGTCAATTGGAACGATTCTTTTACTCTGCTGGATGACAGGTTTATGTACGGCGTGTATTTTAACGTGTCGGACTACATGTCCCAAATAACGGATTATTATAATCCGACAAATTATTTGGCAGATTATTACGTGGGACAAACTATTGGAGAAATCTGGGGCTTGACTACGTTGGGGTATTTTCTTACGGATGAAGAGGCCAAAAAGAGTGCGGTCTTGTCGTCGAGCTCAACCAGCAGGGTCTATGCCAGTGCGGGAACGATAAAGTTTGAAGATAAGAACAACGACGGTGTCATTAGTTGGGGAGACAGGACATTGGATAATCCTGGAGATTATAGGGTTATCGGGAATGAGACTCCCCGTTATCAGTTTGGATTAACGCTTAATGGTGCCTGGAAAGGGTTCGACATGAATGTGTTTTTTAATGGCGTTGGGAAAAGGGACATTTATCCCGGCGCCGAAGCCGTTAATTTCTGGGGGCCTTATAACCGGAAATATCAGGTGATGACAAAGCATGTGATAGAAAATAGATGGACACCTGAAAACCCGAATGCATACTTTCCCAAACCGCAGGGATATATTGCATTAGGGGGGAATGACCTGGGGCAACCTCAAACCAAGTACATGCAAAATGCCGCCTATATACGGTTGAAAAACTTTTCATTCGGCTATTCCTTACCCCATGATCTAGTGAAGAAAATCAAACTGAACAGCCTGAGATTCTTTGTTTCCGGGCAAAATCTCTGGGAATATACAAAACTGCATTTCAGCCTCGATCCTGAAGGGTTGATGAAGGATCCGGACGCCAATCAGGGAAGTGTAGGCCTGGGTACTGCGTACCCCATCCAGAGGGTTTATTCTTTCGGAGCACAAATTCAATTTTAA
- a CDS encoding DUF4091 domain-containing protein, translated as MEKVLAESSFFPGSQEAISEVVRGEHASLQFVVRSPYTINNLRVTVTQASNKDKLLPASKVRFVGFVKVGRSIWDYSRDRINSPSGYFPDPLLEEDEIDVKFGNSQPIWITIPIPSDASPGLYSGKVIINGNIENKEFHIEKDYSVRVYPVTIDKTSLWVTNWFTIDAAQLKWMNRGEDFESFSPQHWEYIRKLAKMMAEYRQNSARISPLDLSDFAFINGKWQVDFSRFDKVVEIFIQEGVIGRLEGGHIGTRESNWDSQFVVRVPSVDRNAENRFEKLPLSNERAQQFYVDFFTSLKHHLKEKGWEGNYLQYIADEPTPTNVQSYVEIARFVKQVYPEIKIIEATHSKDLEDIVDIYVPQLDFMNKDYYFYNNINKNSEGKEAWFYTCLSPKGEYANRFIELPLLKTRYIHWLNFKYNIPGYLHWGLNHWRTDPWDEQTSINYEGGNILPGGDSWIIYPQGDKLLSSIRFEAMRDGIVDYELFKMLEKKDPEAARDIIDKVIYSFDRYDNNITAFREHRRRLMELLSE; from the coding sequence ATGGAGAAAGTTCTTGCAGAAAGCAGTTTTTTCCCGGGTTCACAAGAAGCAATTAGTGAAGTGGTACGGGGCGAGCATGCCAGTCTCCAGTTTGTTGTTCGCTCACCCTATACAATAAACAACTTAAGGGTAACGGTTACCCAAGCATCAAATAAAGACAAACTGCTCCCCGCATCGAAAGTAAGATTTGTTGGTTTTGTTAAAGTTGGGCGAAGTATCTGGGATTATTCCCGGGACAGAATCAATTCACCTTCAGGTTATTTTCCCGATCCGTTATTGGAAGAGGATGAGATTGATGTGAAATTTGGTAATTCACAGCCAATTTGGATCACTATACCCATCCCCTCGGATGCTAGCCCCGGACTGTATAGTGGCAAGGTGATAATTAATGGGAATATTGAAAACAAAGAATTTCATATCGAAAAGGACTATTCTGTCAGGGTTTATCCTGTAACAATTGATAAAACCAGTTTATGGGTAACAAATTGGTTCACAATAGATGCGGCTCAACTTAAATGGATGAACCGGGGTGAAGATTTTGAATCTTTTTCTCCACAACATTGGGAGTACATCCGGAAACTGGCAAAAATGATGGCGGAATACAGACAGAACTCGGCCAGAATTTCCCCACTGGATTTATCTGATTTTGCATTCATAAATGGGAAGTGGCAAGTAGATTTCAGCCGATTCGACAAGGTGGTAGAAATTTTCATACAGGAAGGGGTTATTGGCAGGTTAGAAGGAGGGCACATTGGGACAAGAGAAAGTAATTGGGATTCACAGTTTGTGGTGAGGGTGCCTTCAGTGGATAGAAACGCAGAAAATAGGTTTGAAAAACTGCCATTATCCAATGAGCGAGCTCAGCAGTTTTACGTTGATTTTTTCACTTCTCTTAAACATCACCTGAAGGAAAAAGGGTGGGAGGGTAATTATTTACAATATATTGCCGACGAACCTACACCTACTAACGTACAAAGTTATGTGGAAATTGCACGGTTTGTCAAGCAAGTGTACCCGGAGATTAAAATTATTGAAGCTACACATAGCAAAGATCTGGAGGATATTGTGGACATATACGTGCCTCAACTGGATTTCATGAACAAGGATTATTATTTTTACAATAACATCAATAAAAATAGTGAAGGGAAAGAAGCATGGTTTTATACATGCCTGTCTCCCAAGGGAGAATACGCCAATCGGTTTATTGAGTTGCCTTTACTTAAAACCCGGTATATACATTGGTTAAACTTCAAGTATAACATACCCGGTTATTTGCATTGGGGGCTCAATCATTGGCGAACGGATCCCTGGGATGAACAAACTTCAATTAATTATGAAGGAGGAAATATTTTACCGGGAGGCGACTCCTGGATAATTTATCCACAAGGTGATAAACTTCTTAGTTCAATCCGGTTTGAAGCTATGCGTGATGGAATTGTGGATTATGAACTTTTCAAGATGCTCGAAAAGAAAGATCCAGAAGCGGCCCGCGATATCATTGATAAAGTGATTTACAGTTTTGATAGATATGATAACAACATAACTGCGTTCAGAGAGCACAGGAGGAGGTTGATGGAACTGTTGTCTGAATAA
- a CDS encoding RagB/SusD family nutrient uptake outer membrane protein, which yields MKKIIYLIVFSFTVLTSCDLDDYLNKTPLDSITDVDYWKSASDLQLYVNQFYTMLPQFPSWGGGYLWDDNNSDNMASRFYDNRLAGTNTITTNNGSWNYSRIRSINIMLSKYKEMSVSESEIAPYVGEAYFFRAFAYFNLVRQYGDVPYVSQVLTPDSEELFAARTPRKEVIDYILDDLSQAIEKLPPKAASTRNRINKESALLYKSRVALYEGTWEKYHQETVFGVKGGNGQEYLEIAAAAAKQLMDMNTIELYSTGHPEVDYASLFNRDDLSGIGEVLLTRDYSISLSTVHNLQRYTTSGAGTGLTKSLIESYLCEDGKPISLSPLYRGDKSLEMVVENRDPRLRQMIYWKEGEPRRTQNGVPVPGYEFTRPYIDQGGEGGNTTGYMLKKGLDTESRGQPDPNASETSMPIFRYAEALLNYAEAKAELGTITQDDMDLTINKIRSRAGMPSLNLHSIANDPDWQFPELSPIINEVRRERRIELACEGYRGDDLLRWRAHHLIVGIRPLGYWFDKDFWTGVQDSEDNYVDGGPLLIPGKDVFVNEDGYLDPYQKNLPNGFGFKPDRDYLYPVPPAQISLNGELTQNPGWE from the coding sequence ATGAAAAAAATTATATATTTAATAGTATTCTCCTTTACGGTTCTCACAAGTTGTGATTTGGATGATTACTTGAATAAAACACCGCTTGACTCCATTACAGATGTTGATTATTGGAAGTCTGCATCGGACCTGCAGCTATACGTTAATCAATTTTATACGATGTTACCTCAATTTCCCAGCTGGGGAGGAGGATATCTGTGGGATGATAACAACAGTGACAATATGGCAAGCCGCTTTTATGATAATCGTTTAGCCGGAACCAACACGATTACGACAAATAACGGAAGTTGGAATTATTCACGAATCAGGAGCATCAATATCATGTTGAGTAAATACAAAGAGATGAGCGTTTCCGAGTCTGAAATAGCTCCATATGTGGGTGAGGCATATTTCTTCAGAGCATTTGCATACTTTAATCTAGTAAGACAGTATGGGGATGTTCCGTATGTTTCGCAAGTGCTGACCCCTGATTCAGAAGAACTTTTTGCAGCACGTACCCCCCGTAAAGAGGTTATCGACTACATTCTGGATGACCTCTCCCAGGCAATAGAAAAACTACCTCCTAAAGCAGCATCAACACGTAATCGCATCAATAAGGAGTCCGCTCTTTTATATAAATCGCGAGTGGCTCTTTATGAAGGAACATGGGAGAAGTATCATCAGGAAACTGTCTTTGGAGTGAAGGGTGGTAATGGACAGGAATATTTGGAAATCGCTGCCGCAGCGGCGAAGCAGCTGATGGACATGAATACCATAGAACTATACTCCACCGGCCATCCCGAAGTTGATTATGCTTCATTGTTTAACCGTGATGACCTAAGCGGTATAGGTGAGGTTTTGCTCACAAGGGATTATAGTATTTCGCTGAGCACAGTACATAATCTTCAACGATATACAACGAGCGGTGCCGGAACGGGATTGACTAAATCGCTAATAGAGAGCTACCTGTGCGAGGACGGAAAACCGATATCTTTAAGCCCGTTATATAGGGGTGACAAGTCATTGGAAATGGTAGTGGAGAATAGAGATCCACGATTAAGACAAATGATTTATTGGAAAGAAGGAGAACCCAGAAGAACCCAAAACGGAGTTCCAGTACCCGGATATGAATTTACCCGGCCTTATATAGATCAGGGCGGAGAGGGAGGAAATACTACCGGTTACATGTTGAAAAAGGGGCTTGACACCGAATCAAGAGGACAACCGGATCCGAATGCATCGGAAACATCCATGCCTATCTTTCGCTATGCAGAGGCACTTTTAAATTATGCTGAAGCAAAAGCGGAGCTCGGGACTATAACACAAGACGATATGGATTTGACAATAAACAAAATCCGTTCAAGGGCAGGTATGCCGTCTTTAAACTTACACTCCATAGCGAACGATCCTGACTGGCAATTTCCGGAACTTTCACCCATTATTAACGAGGTGCGTAGGGAAAGGAGAATTGAATTGGCTTGTGAAGGATATAGAGGTGATGATCTATTAAGATGGAGAGCACATCATTTGATTGTTGGCATACGTCCTCTTGGATACTGGTTCGACAAGGACTTCTGGACGGGAGTTCAGGATAGTGAGGATAACTATGTAGATGGAGGCCCTTTGTTAATTCCCGGAAAAGATGTTTTTGTGAATGAAGACGGCTACCTTGATCCGTATCAGAAAAACCTGCCAAACGGGTTCGGATTCAAACCCGACAGGGATTATTTATATCCGGTTCCTCCTGCCCAAATATCACTGAACGGTGAGTTGACGCAAAACCCGGGTTGGGAGTGA